Genomic segment of Scardovia inopinata JCM 12537:
GCCTTTTATGCTTTTCTTTGCCGGTCTGATTTTCAGCGAACCTCTAAGCTGACACAAAGCGGGGATCCATGGATCCCTTGTTATCAGTGATCCTGTAAACGTCAAAGACACCTTCCACTTTTCTGAGCTCAGACAGGACTTTGGTCAAATGACTGGGAGAAGCCATTTCAAAAGTGAATTGAAACAAGGCAACCCGATTCTCGCTCGACGATATATTGGCAGATATTATGTTGACCCCCATGTCTGAGAGTACTTTGGAAATGTCCGTCAGGAGGTGGCCCCTGTCCAGAGCTTCAATCTGAATTTTCACCAGAAAAGTACCCGTATTCCCGGTCCAAGAAACAGGAACGATTCGCTCCGGATGAGAATTCTTGAGATGAAGAGCATTAGTGCAGTCCTGTCGGTGGACGGACACACCAGATCCACGGGTAATAAAACCCACAATGGCATCACCTGGAACAGGCGTACAACATTTAGCCAGCTTGACCCAAATATCGCTGACTCCTTTGACCGCGATCCCTGCATCTGTGTGACGCCGATTCCGAGGCTTGCGGGATGTCAAAAGAGCATGATCAATGTCTTCCTCAACCTCGTTTTCTCCTACGTCCTTGACCAGATGGGAAATCACATTCTGAGCAGAAATCTGCCCGTTACCCAAAGCTGCAAAGAGTGAATCGACATTGGGCATATTGAGTTCCTGAGCTACCCCTATCAGGGCTTCGGGACTCATCAGGGTCTGAGCAGGCAGGTTGCGTTTGCGCATGGACCGAGTAAGCTCAGTACGGCCCTCGTCAATCATTTCACTTCGTCGCTCTTTGGAGAACCACTGCCGAATCTTATTGCGGGCACGGGGACTTTTAACAAAATTCAGCCAGTCCCGCGACGGACCCTGAGTATCTGATTTGGATGTGAGTATTTCAACAGTATCGCCGGTTTCTAGAGGGGTATCCAGGGGAACCAAACGGCCATTGACCCTGGCACCCATAGTTCTGTGGCCTACTTCAGTATGGACAGAATAAGCAAAATCAACCGGAGTACCGCCTTGAGGAACAGAAATAATACGGCCCTTGGGGGTAAAAACATAGACTTCTGAGGCGCCCAGATCGTTCTTTAAGGAACCCAGGAATTCATCTGAGTCAGGGGTTTCACTAGTCCAATCAGCCAGCTGCTGAATCCAGCGAAGATTATCAGCTTCAGTCAAATCCTGCGGTTCTTCAGTGGACGCATCCTGTGATTCCAGCTGCTTCTCCCGCTCTTTATCTGACTGGTCTGGTTTCGATAAGGCCCTTCCTGACTGACCGTTGGCCTTGTATTTCCAGTGAGCAGCAATCCCAAATTCAGCTCGTCGATGCATATCCCAGGTTCTAATCTGGATTTCCACTGGCTTGCCGCCCGGCCCTACCACAGTAGTATGCAAGGACTGATACATATTCAGCTTAGGCATGGCGATATAGTCTTTGAACCGTCCAGGCAAGGGCTTCCAGCGGGCATGAACAGCGCCGAGAGCAGCATAACAGTCACGAATAGAGTCAACAATAATGCGGACTCCAACCAGATCATAAATGCTCTCAAAATCATGGCCACGAACAACCATCTTCTGATAGATACTGAAATAATCCTTGGGTCGTCCGGTCACATAAGCCTTGACTCCCTGAACGGACAAATCATGATTGATATCATTAATAATTTGATCCAGATAGACATCTCTGCGGCCAGCTCTTTTTTGGACCAGGAGAACAATTTCATGGTAAATCTTAGGATGCAGAGCTTTAAAGGAAAGCTCTTCCAATTCGGTTTTAATGGCATTCATGCCCAGGCGATTTGCCAGAGGGGCGTAGACATCCAGCGTTTCCCGAGCTTTCTTTTGAGCATTGGTCACCTTGACATAACGCCAGGTACGAGCATTATGAACCCGATCTGCCAGCTTAACAACCAGGACCCTGACGTCCTTGCTCATGGCAACAACCATTTTTCTAATGGTTTCTGCCTGGGCAGAATCACCTACATCCATCTTGGTTAGTTTGGTAACCCCATCAACGAGGCCGGCAACCGTATCGCCAAATTCCTGGCGGCATTGATCAAGGCTGTAATCCGTATCTTCGACCGTATCATGGAGAAGGCCTGCTGCAACTACTTTGGGACTCATACCCAAGTCAGCAAGAATTTGGGCTACAGCAATAGGGTGGATAATATAAGGCTCGCCAGACCGCCTCTGTTGGTGCGTATGCTGGGCAACAGCCCGGTCATAGGCTTTGCGGATGATAGATAAATCAGCCCGCGGGTAATGATAGCGGACAGACTGCCAGATAGGCAAAAGCGGATCGGTTGGATCCGTGCTGATTTCGGCGCCCAACTGGCGCGCCAGGGAATCTTCATCACTCAATTGCTGATGTGCATTGCTCATGGCGCCTCCTTGATATTTACCGCCATCCTATACGGATGACGGGAAATAGTGGGCACCCTTCCTGTCGATCCTCTCAGTCCTGTCAGTCTGAGATCCCTGTCGAGCCAAAACCTGAGTCAGACCTGTCAGATCCTGGAAGTTTGTCAGCCGGTACAAAACGAGCTACCACAAAACGCTGGATTACCAGTTGAGCAATACGATCTCCAGCATGAAAATGAACCGCCTGCTTGGGATCCAGATTGATCAGCGGTACTTTAATTTCTCCCCTGTAACCGGCGTCAATGGTACCAGGAGCATTTAAAATTGTGACCCCTCTCTTGACAGCCAGACCGGACCGGGGATGAACCAATCCCACATATCCGTGAGGAAGAGCAATAGCAATGCCGGTAGGAATCAATGCCCGTTCAAAGGGCTGAAGATTAAAATCCTGCCTGCACCGCAAATCACACCCAGCATCACCTGCATGCGCGTAACGAACCCCCAACTCTTCAACCCGAGGATCCAGGTAGGTAATTAGGACCTCTGCATTCTCCGGCTCATTATATGTATCGTCATATGCCATCAGGCGGCGCAGTCCTTACAGATGGGTTTTCCGTTTTCATAATGATCGAGCAATCGACGATTGTAAACCAGGAAACACTCCGAGCATACAAACTCATCGCCCTGCTGGGGAATAACCGTGACGGACGCATCCTCATTGCTCAGATCAGCCCCGGGAAGCTCATAATCTTCAGCAATGGCATTCTCATCATCATCCAAGTCAGCTGCCTGCTCCTGACGAGTACTGTTAGACAAAGCCTCCAGCGACTCTTCGTCTTCATCTTTGGAGCGAGGTGCATCGTAGTCTTGTGCCATATTCAACCTTTCGTCAAAAAATAGGTACGCGCCATAGAATACACGATATTATCGATTTAGCAAGAACGACACGACGTGTTTTTGCTGAAAATGTAAAAATATACCGATACTATAGGAAGGTACATGTGGTATAAGTGAGGTAATTTTATGACTGATGAGGAACATCGCGAGGCAGTTTTCGTCACCGTCAATACTGTGGGCAACCTTATTTTTGAGGCTGAAGACAGCCATGAACGCTTTGCGGTAGAGGTAACGGATGAGCTCGAGCAGGGAATTTTATCTGCCAGGCAAATTCTGTCTGACCAGAAAGGGCCAGCTCAACCTCATCAGTTCAGGGCCCTGCCTATTCGTGAAATTCAGCTGCTGACTCGTGAAGGGAAGACACCCGAAGAAATCCATCAGGAATACAATGTTGATTTACCCCTCATTCGTCGTTTTGCTCAACAGGTAGAACAGGAAAAAAGTTTTACCATTTCTCAGTTCCTGAAGAGTGCCGTCAGCAATAAGCAGGATTCTCACTATGCTTTCCAGCACACCACTGTGTCCGATGTTATTTCCGCTTCTATCAGCAATTATGGTATTGATGATGACGATGTGACCTGGAATGCTACCAGGGTAAACCGTGACCCCTGGAGAATCAGTGCCACTTTTCATTCCAAAGGCCGGACGGCAACCGCCACCTGGTCGTATAACGCCCGTACCAGCGATATTATCTGCCTGAATAAGACTGCACAAAAACTTTTTGGGGTGTATAGTTCAGGCACAGAACCGGTTGATCATGAGATCTTTGGCCCTTCTAGTTCTGAAGCTTCTTCTGATTTTTCCATCACCACCCGCGGTCCTTTGACCCCCGGTTGGATGAAGGTAGAAGATGAATCATCAGATATGGAATCATCAGATATGTCTGACTCCCAGGCTGTAGACCAAGTGACGCAGGATGGTTCAGTTTCTCAGAAGCGTTCTGCTCAGGACAGTACTCAGAGGAACGGTAAAGCAACCTTAGCAGACTCCCATAAATCTCATAAGGAAGAATCACCAGAGCAAACCCAGAATGGTGGCTCAGATGCTGACACAGATGCTCATACAGATAAAAATGGTCGTGTCTCTACCTTCAGTCGTCTTCTTCCTCTTGGTAAATCAAAGGTTCCTCTGAACAAGTCAAAGGGCACAAGCAAACAAAGCCAGGGCAAGAAACAGGAAGAGACAACCTCCAAGCCTGCACCAGAGCAGGAAGGAAAAAGCCTTCAATCTGAGGAGAAAAAGGGCAAAAAATCACGCCGACGCTCCTCTATTCCCCAATGGGATGAAATTCTCTTTGGAGACTGAGTCTTCTGTGTCTTCTGCCCGGCCACTAAGCTTGATCAATCAGCAGAGGAATCTCCATCTCCCTGGCTGAGCTCCCTCCATGAATTGACGGCAACCGGGTAGCCTCTTCTTTCTGACTGCGGGTATCGACCAGGGTGAAATCATCCTGACCTACCACAATAAGATCACCCAGCACTGAGTATGCCCTGGTACCAACCAAGCCATAAAAGCCTAAGTTAATGGCCTGATCTTTCTTATAAATCCGGAAAGATTCTCCCAAGTGAGACCTATAACGGTCAGCAACTTTTTCGACCTTTTCCTGCTTCTGCACAGCATCCTCACCGTGGACATAAAGCATAACATTTCTAGGCTCTCCCCCTACCAGGGATACGTCCTGGCACAGATCTGGGTTCTCCGCAATATCAATCCTGTGCCGGGGGTTGGAATTAATCATACCATGGTCTGCAGTTACCAGCAGAACCGTGCCAGATGGAAGGCTGCGACGCAAAAGGGCAATATAGGTGTCTGTTTTTTCAAATTCACTGACCCACTGGTCCGAATCCAGCCCGTACTCATGACCTGCTTTATCGACATCAGGAATATAAAGATACGTCAATCCCGGTTTCCTGGCCAAAAGTGCCGTTTGCTCAATCCTTTCTTCCATTGTTACCCGGGCGTGGTACTTACTCCCTCTCAAGGCAGCCTGAGTTAGGGCAGAATTTTTAAATTTAGCAATCCCACAGCTGTCTACCCGCACTCCTTTGGAAGCAAGGAGCTCAAAAATTGTGGGCTCCTGCTGAATTTCCAAGGGCTGGAGGGCATTTCTGAAACTGATCATCTGTGAAAGACCACCAGTCAGAGGATTGACCTGCGTATACGCTGTTATAGCGGTCAAACCCGGACACGTTCCGGTCCCCACAGTTGCCATGGCTACGGCAGTCGTGCTGGGGAAGCAGGTAGTTATAGGCCTGGCGGATCGCGGCTCGGAGATCAGGGATCTCATATAGGGAGTATGCCCACGGCGTTCAGAAAGATTGTGAAATCCTAAACCGTCAACAAGGACCAGAACCAGCGATGACGCAGGAGGAATCCCCAATTCCTGCCTATCTTTGTTAGGGTAAGGGTGGATGGATGTAGGAATAGGGCAGCCAATAGCTGCACTGATAGCAGGCATAACAGCACTCAGATGGTCAGGCTTGCTGTATAAATGGGGAGATCCTTTCAAGGCTCCAGGGGATCCGTTACTTTCTGCACACATACCGCTATTATAAAACGCTGGCAGATAAGTGAAAATCGACTATTTTAACCTTTTCGGGACTGATGGGGATAATAGAAAGGTTACCAAAGGAGAACTATGCCAAAGCGTCGCCAGCATGCAGCCAGTTACGATCCTCGTACTATCAAGCAGAATATTGTCGATACCCCCCTGGGCGAAGAGATGAGTACCTCTTTTCTTGCTTATGCCTATTCGGTCATATATGCCCGTGCCTTGCCGGATACCCGCGACGGGCTCAAACCAGTGCAAAGACGCATTATTTATCAAATGGGAGAAATGGGCTTAAGTCCTGATAAATCTTATATGAAATCTGCCCGCGTGGTAGGCGAAGTTATGGGAAAACTCCACCCCCACGGCGATTCAGCAATTTATGAAGCCATGGTCCGTCTGGCCCAGCCTTTTGCCATGCGGCTTCCCCTGGTGGATGGTCACGGTAATTTTGGCTCTCTGGATGACGGCCCTGC
This window contains:
- the sepH gene encoding septation protein SepH, producing the protein MTDEEHREAVFVTVNTVGNLIFEAEDSHERFAVEVTDELEQGILSARQILSDQKGPAQPHQFRALPIREIQLLTREGKTPEEIHQEYNVDLPLIRRFAQQVEQEKSFTISQFLKSAVSNKQDSHYAFQHTTVSDVISASISNYGIDDDDVTWNATRVNRDPWRISATFHSKGRTATATWSYNARTSDIICLNKTAQKLFGVYSSGTEPVDHEIFGPSSSEASSDFSITTRGPLTPGWMKVEDESSDMESSDMSDSQAVDQVTQDGSVSQKRSAQDSTQRNGKATLADSHKSHKEESPEQTQNGGSDADTDAHTDKNGRVSTFSRLLPLGKSKVPLNKSKGTSKQSQGKKQEETTSKPAPEQEGKSLQSEEKKGKKSRRRSSIPQWDEILFGD
- a CDS encoding DUF4193 domain-containing protein, which codes for MAQDYDAPRSKDEDEESLEALSNSTRQEQAADLDDDENAIAEDYELPGADLSNEDASVTVIPQQGDEFVCSECFLVYNRRLLDHYENGKPICKDCAA
- a CDS encoding RelA/SpoT family protein, producing the protein MSNAHQQLSDEDSLARQLGAEISTDPTDPLLPIWQSVRYHYPRADLSIIRKAYDRAVAQHTHQQRRSGEPYIIHPIAVAQILADLGMSPKVVAAGLLHDTVEDTDYSLDQCRQEFGDTVAGLVDGVTKLTKMDVGDSAQAETIRKMVVAMSKDVRVLVVKLADRVHNARTWRYVKVTNAQKKARETLDVYAPLANRLGMNAIKTELEELSFKALHPKIYHEIVLLVQKRAGRRDVYLDQIINDINHDLSVQGVKAYVTGRPKDYFSIYQKMVVRGHDFESIYDLVGVRIIVDSIRDCYAALGAVHARWKPLPGRFKDYIAMPKLNMYQSLHTTVVGPGGKPVEIQIRTWDMHRRAEFGIAAHWKYKANGQSGRALSKPDQSDKEREKQLESQDASTEEPQDLTEADNLRWIQQLADWTSETPDSDEFLGSLKNDLGASEVYVFTPKGRIISVPQGGTPVDFAYSVHTEVGHRTMGARVNGRLVPLDTPLETGDTVEILTSKSDTQGPSRDWLNFVKSPRARNKIRQWFSKERRSEMIDEGRTELTRSMRKRNLPAQTLMSPEALIGVAQELNMPNVDSLFAALGNGQISAQNVISHLVKDVGENEVEEDIDHALLTSRKPRNRRHTDAGIAVKGVSDIWVKLAKCCTPVPGDAIVGFITRGSGVSVHRQDCTNALHLKNSHPERIVPVSWTGNTGTFLVKIQIEALDRGHLLTDISKVLSDMGVNIISANISSSENRVALFQFTFEMASPSHLTKVLSELRKVEGVFDVYRITDNKGSMDPRFVSA
- the dut gene encoding dUTP diphosphatase gives rise to the protein MAYDDTYNEPENAEVLITYLDPRVEELGVRYAHAGDAGCDLRCRQDFNLQPFERALIPTGIAIALPHGYVGLVHPRSGLAVKRGVTILNAPGTIDAGYRGEIKVPLINLDPKQAVHFHAGDRIAQLVIQRFVVARFVPADKLPGSDRSDSGFGSTGISD
- a CDS encoding alkaline phosphatase family protein, which gives rise to MCAESNGSPGALKGSPHLYSKPDHLSAVMPAISAAIGCPIPTSIHPYPNKDRQELGIPPASSLVLVLVDGLGFHNLSERRGHTPYMRSLISEPRSARPITTCFPSTTAVAMATVGTGTCPGLTAITAYTQVNPLTGGLSQMISFRNALQPLEIQQEPTIFELLASKGVRVDSCGIAKFKNSALTQAALRGSKYHARVTMEERIEQTALLARKPGLTYLYIPDVDKAGHEYGLDSDQWVSEFEKTDTYIALLRRSLPSGTVLLVTADHGMINSNPRHRIDIAENPDLCQDVSLVGGEPRNVMLYVHGEDAVQKQEKVEKVADRYRSHLGESFRIYKKDQAINLGFYGLVGTRAYSVLGDLIVVGQDDFTLVDTRSQKEEATRLPSIHGGSSAREMEIPLLIDQA